CCTACTACCTCATCACAAAAATTTATCTTAATTGGATGCTGTTGTTTGGCTTCTAATCTTTCTCTTTCTAACAATACCATTAATGCATTTTCATAGACTTTTTCTAAAAATCCAAAACCTAATTCATTGTGTACTTCCATAGCTAATCCAATTATTTGATAAGATAATTCTTTATAGATCACTTGCCTCATATAGCTTCATCCCCTCTAAATATACTAGAAGATAGCATACCCAAAGAGATACCAAAAATTACTTATAAGATCCAAATTATTCTTCCCTCGGATACACACAAATTAACACTAATTAACACTTTAACATCTTATTAGCTATAAATATTTCTAGACTTTATTCTTTTTAATGACCTTATTTGTGTACATCCGTGTTCATCTGTGGTTACAAATATCCTTTGACCTTGATTAGTTATTAAAGACTTAAAAGCTTCTTTTACCACGGATACACACGAATTAACACTAATTAAAACTTTAAAAGCCTATTAGCTATAATTTTATCTTTTTAATTATCTTATTTGTGTACATCCGTGTTCATCTGTGGTTCCAAATATCTTTTGACCTTGATTAGTTATTAAAGACTTAAAAACTTCTTTTACCACGGATTAACACGAATTAACACTAATAAAACCTTTAAAAGCCTATTAGCTATAATTTTATATTTTTAATGATCTTATTTGTGTACATCCGTGTTCATCTGTGGTTACAATATCCTTTGACCTTGATTAGTTATTAAAGACTTAAAAGCTTATTTACCACGGATACACACGAATTAACACTAATTAAAACTTTAGAACCCTATTAGCTATAATTTTATCTTTTTAATGATCTTATTTGTGTACATCAGCCCAAGACTACTTGATCAAGAAGTAAAACACAACTTCTTTCACAGCGCCGTGTTCATCTGTGGTTACAATATCCTTTGACCTTGATTAGTAATTTTAAGAGCTTAAAAGCTTCTTTTACCACGGATTAACACGAATTAACACTAAT
Above is a window of Orenia marismortui DSM 5156 DNA encoding:
- a CDS encoding GxxExxY protein, which translates into the protein MRQVIYKELSYQIIGLAMEVHNELGFGFLEKVYENALMVLLERERLEAKQQHPIKINFCDEVVGDYIADILVEDKIILELKVVDKIIGIHKAQVLNYLKATNTKLGFILNFKNKKLEFERLVL